A part of Cotesia glomerata isolate CgM1 linkage group LG4, MPM_Cglom_v2.3, whole genome shotgun sequence genomic DNA contains:
- the LOC123263504 gene encoding serine/threonine-protein kinase dst2-like isoform X4, giving the protein MIHVDESDPVGEIEPAFPYKDVTVRRDEFNSNYELQEELGRGKFGTVYLCKDKKNGLKLAVKIVNTTKKEDRRSVEREVEIMRRLQHPRLIQLYDAIDNTKQFYVVLELIEGGELFERVIDDDFVLTERSCAVFMRQICEGIEFVHSQNILHLDMKPENILCLTKEGNRIKIIDFGLARQFDPRKKLQVLFGTPEFVAPEVVNFDQIGYGTDMWSIGVICYVLLSGLSPFMGDTDVETMANVTIAKYDFDHEAFNNISEDAKDFIRRLLVKDKEKRISAHVCRFHPWLAPKSNSKTKKQSPLKKKKKTKKVAPLVVTPASPVVKNKSELDVTKDNLKQFVERWRDHPNSPYLFEDNGTVEREGDRSMSLKGQSPSPPESICSLTSEGAFDDRLFLNVPNLAFERRASEGQGQEYRDPASQIKIAEEIIKLSEHLRLLASREGNNKMAGDMANMDNMAYGEGKSKKVESEIEKNMAENTNMANMGDMANMANNMAIGQNKNLMKREKIEKNMANMGNMAQNMGNMANMDNMAQNMATRENVSLLKGNKIKKNTPDMENKANMAQNMAIGKDSGLLTGDKIKKNTPNMENMANMGDMATNMADQNTSKAKRTNMPNMENIGKNMANMAQNMENMADMAGNMANMGDMATNMADQDTSQVRRTNMSNMENKGKNMAYMANMAYGQDGSQMKALETESKVSSTKSSRVLINTSESETNEINEKLSAITRDRKLNGTKFNPHKSFQETVFNRFDREDVDIDLTPPWRKARAKHRFGETCRDVPRITNLQNLHKTMNLDEPNSAKNLLLKLLDEWDQEKPRGSALPRKSISVDWNDESIGRRSINSLARYFQTVQKSREFK; this is encoded by the exons atgaTTCACGTTGACGAAAGTGATCCCGTTGGTG AAATTGAACCAGCATTTCCTTATAAAGATGTTACGGTGCGGCGTGATGAATTTAATAGCAATTATGAATTGCAAGAAGAATTGGGACG agGAAAGTTCGGAACAGTGTATCTATGTAAGGACAAAAAGAATGGGCTAAAATTAGCTGTGAAAATCGTAAATACAACCAAGAAGGAAGACAGACGCTCGGTGGAGCGCGAAGTTGAAATAATGCGCCGGTTACAGCATCCCCGGTTAATTCAATTATATGACGCAATTGATAATACTAAGCAGTTTTATGTTGTGTTAGAATT gaTTGAAGGAGGAGAATTGTTTGAGAGAGTGATTGACGACGATTTTGTTCTTACTGAAAGAAGTTGTGCGGTTTTTATGCGGCAAATTTGCGAAGGGATTGAATTTGTACattcacaaaatattttacatctTGATATGAag CCAGAAAACATCTTATGCTTAACCAAAGAAGGTAaccgaataaaaataatagactTTGGACTGGCCAGACAAtttgatccaagaaaaaaaCTCCAGGTTCTCTTTGGAACTCCTGAATTCGTAGCGCCTGAAGTTGTAAATTTTGATCAGATTGGATACGGAACTGATATGTGGAGCATTGGAGTGATCTGTTACGTTCT gttGTCGGGACTGTCGCCCTTCATGGGAGACACTGATGTCGAAACAATGGCGAACGTAACAATCGCTAAGTACGACTTCGATCACGAAGCTTTCAACAATATTTCAGAGGATGCCAAAGATTTCATACGTCGCTTGCTCGTTAAAGACAAAGA aaaacgAATTTCGGCACACGTTTGTCGGTTCCACCCGTGGTTGGCGCCAAAATCAAATTCAAAAACGAAGAAACAGTCACCattgaagaagaagaaaaagacaAAGAAAGTGGCGCCACTTGTTGTGACTCCAGCGTCGCCTgtagtcaaaaataaaagcgaACTGGACGTGACGAAAGACAACTTGAAGCAGTTTGTCGAAAGATGGCGGGACCACCCGAACAGTCCGTATCTCTTCGAGGACAATGGAACAGTCGAGAGAGAGGGGGACAGGTCAATGTCCTTGAAAGGTCAAAGCCCCTCCCCTCCTGAGAGTATTTGTAGTTTGACCTCAGAGGGCGCTTTTGACGACAGATTGTTTCTTAATGTTCCCAATTTGGCGTTCGAACGTCGCGCCTCTGAGGGTCAGGGCCAGGAGTATCGAGATCCGGCTTCTCAGATAAAAATTGCTGAGGAAATTATTAAACTATCGGAGCATTTGAGGTTACTGGCTAGTCGGGAGGGGAATAACAAGATGGCGGGTGATATGGCAAATATGGATAATATGGCATATGGAGAAGGTAAAAGTAAAAAGGTGGAAAGtgaaattgagaaaaatatggCAGAAAATACTAATATGGCAAATATGGGTGATATGGCAAATATGGCAAATAATATGGCAATTggacaaaacaaaaatttaatgaaaagggaaaaaattgagaaaaatatggCGAATATGGGTAATATGGCACAAAATATGGGTAATATGGCAAATATGGATAATATGGCACAAAATATGGCGACTAGAGAGAATGTTAGTTTATTAAAGGGGaacaaaattaagaaaaatacgCCAGATATGGAAAATAAGGCAAATATGGCACAAAATATGGCAATTGGAAAAGATAGTGGTCTATTAACAGgagataaaataaagaaaaatacacCAAATATGGAAAATATGGCAAATATGGGTGACATGGCAACAAATATGGCAGATCAGAATACTAGTAAAGCAAAACGGACCAATATGCCAAATATGGAAAATATAGGTAAAAATATGGCAAATATGGCACAAAATATGGAAAATATGGCAGATATGGC AGGAAATATGGCAAATATGGGTGATATGGCAACAAAT ATGGCAGATCAGGATACTAGTCAAGTTAGGCGGACCAATATGTCAAATATGGAGAATAAGGGTAAAAATATGGCATATATGGCAAATATGGCATATGGACAAGATGgtagtcaaatgaaagctcttgaaacGGAGAGTAAAGTTTCCTCAACAAAATCCAGCCGAGTGTTGATAAACACGTCAGAAAGTgaaacaaatgaaataaatgaaaaattaagtgCCATAACTCGAGACAGAAAATTAAATGGCACAAAATTTAACCCTCACAAAAGTTTCCAGGAAACTGTGTTCAACAGATTTGACCGAGAGGACGTTGACATCGACCTGACGCCGCCATGGCGGAAAGCCAGGGCCAAACATCGGTTCGGCGAAACTTGCCGAGATGTCCCGAGGATAACTAACCTGCAAAATTTGCACAAGACTATGAATTTAGACGAGCCAAACAGCgcgaaaaatttgttattgaaGCTGTTGGACGAGTGGGACCAAGAGAAGCCGAGGGGGTCAGCACTGCCCAGGAAGTCGATAAGTGTCGACTGGAACGACGAGTCGATTGGCCGACGGTCGATCAATTCTTTGGCGCGGTATTTTCAAACTGTCCAAAAGTCGCGGGAATTTAAATGA
- the LOC123263504 gene encoding serine/threonine-protein kinase dst2-like isoform X7: MIHVDESDPVGEIEPAFPYKDVTVRRDEFNSNYELQEELGRGKFGTVYLCKDKKNGLKLAVKIVNTTKKEDRRSVEREVEIMRRLQHPRLIQLYDAIDNTKQFYVVLELIEGGELFERVIDDDFVLTERSCAVFMRQICEGIEFVHSQNILHLDMKPENILCLTKEGNRIKIIDFGLARQFDPRKKLQVLFGTPEFVAPEVVNFDQIGYGTDMWSIGVICYVLLSGLSPFMGDTDVETMANVTIAKYDFDHEAFNNISEDAKDFIRRLLVKDKEKRISAHVCRFHPWLAPKSNSKTKKQSPLKKKKKTKKVAPLVVTPASPVVKNKSELDVTKDNLKQFVERWRDHPNSPYLFEDNGTVEREGDRSMSLKGQSPSPPESICSLTSEGAFDDRLFLNVPNLAFERRASEGQGQEYRDPASQIKIAEEIIKLSEHLRLLASREGNNKMAGDMANMDNMAYGEGKSKKVESEIEKNMAENTNMANMGDMANMANNMAIGQNKNLMKREKIEKNMANMGNMAQNMGNMANMDNMAQNMATRENVSLLKGNKIKKNTPDMENKANMAQNMANMGDMATNMADQNTSKAKRTNMPNMENIGKNMANMAQNMENMADMAGNMANMGDMATNIADQNTSQVKRHNMADQDTSQVRRTNMSNMENKGKNMAYMANMAYGQDGSQMKALETESKVSSTKSSRVLINTSESETNEINEKLSAITRDRKLNGTKFNPHKSFQETVFNRFDREDVDIDLTPPWRKARAKHRFGETCRDVPRITNLQNLHKTMNLDEPNSAKNLLLKLLDEWDQEKPRGSALPRKSISVDWNDESIGRRSINSLARYFQTVQKSREFK, encoded by the exons atgaTTCACGTTGACGAAAGTGATCCCGTTGGTG AAATTGAACCAGCATTTCCTTATAAAGATGTTACGGTGCGGCGTGATGAATTTAATAGCAATTATGAATTGCAAGAAGAATTGGGACG agGAAAGTTCGGAACAGTGTATCTATGTAAGGACAAAAAGAATGGGCTAAAATTAGCTGTGAAAATCGTAAATACAACCAAGAAGGAAGACAGACGCTCGGTGGAGCGCGAAGTTGAAATAATGCGCCGGTTACAGCATCCCCGGTTAATTCAATTATATGACGCAATTGATAATACTAAGCAGTTTTATGTTGTGTTAGAATT gaTTGAAGGAGGAGAATTGTTTGAGAGAGTGATTGACGACGATTTTGTTCTTACTGAAAGAAGTTGTGCGGTTTTTATGCGGCAAATTTGCGAAGGGATTGAATTTGTACattcacaaaatattttacatctTGATATGAag CCAGAAAACATCTTATGCTTAACCAAAGAAGGTAaccgaataaaaataatagactTTGGACTGGCCAGACAAtttgatccaagaaaaaaaCTCCAGGTTCTCTTTGGAACTCCTGAATTCGTAGCGCCTGAAGTTGTAAATTTTGATCAGATTGGATACGGAACTGATATGTGGAGCATTGGAGTGATCTGTTACGTTCT gttGTCGGGACTGTCGCCCTTCATGGGAGACACTGATGTCGAAACAATGGCGAACGTAACAATCGCTAAGTACGACTTCGATCACGAAGCTTTCAACAATATTTCAGAGGATGCCAAAGATTTCATACGTCGCTTGCTCGTTAAAGACAAAGA aaaacgAATTTCGGCACACGTTTGTCGGTTCCACCCGTGGTTGGCGCCAAAATCAAATTCAAAAACGAAGAAACAGTCACCattgaagaagaagaaaaagacaAAGAAAGTGGCGCCACTTGTTGTGACTCCAGCGTCGCCTgtagtcaaaaataaaagcgaACTGGACGTGACGAAAGACAACTTGAAGCAGTTTGTCGAAAGATGGCGGGACCACCCGAACAGTCCGTATCTCTTCGAGGACAATGGAACAGTCGAGAGAGAGGGGGACAGGTCAATGTCCTTGAAAGGTCAAAGCCCCTCCCCTCCTGAGAGTATTTGTAGTTTGACCTCAGAGGGCGCTTTTGACGACAGATTGTTTCTTAATGTTCCCAATTTGGCGTTCGAACGTCGCGCCTCTGAGGGTCAGGGCCAGGAGTATCGAGATCCGGCTTCTCAGATAAAAATTGCTGAGGAAATTATTAAACTATCGGAGCATTTGAGGTTACTGGCTAGTCGGGAGGGGAATAACAAGATGGCGGGTGATATGGCAAATATGGATAATATGGCATATGGAGAAGGTAAAAGTAAAAAGGTGGAAAGtgaaattgagaaaaatatggCAGAAAATACTAATATGGCAAATATGGGTGATATGGCAAATATGGCAAATAATATGGCAATTggacaaaacaaaaatttaatgaaaagggaaaaaattgagaaaaatatggCGAATATGGGTAATATGGCACAAAATATGGGTAATATGGCAAATATGGATAATATGGCACAAAATATGGCGACTAGAGAGAATGTTAGTTTATTAAAGGGGaacaaaattaagaaaaatacgCCAGATATGGAAAATAAGGCAAATATGGCACAAA ATATGGCAAATATGGGTGACATGGCAACAAATATGGCAGATCAGAATACTAGTAAAGCAAAACGGACCAATATGCCAAATATGGAAAATATAGGTAAAAATATGGCAAATATGGCACAAAATATGGAAAATATGGCAGATATGGC AGGAAATATGGCAAATATGGGTGATATGGCAACAAATATAGCAGATCAGAATACTAGTCAAGTTAAACGGCACAATATGGCAGATCAGGATACTAGTCAAGTTAGGCGGACCAATATGTCAAATATGGAGAATAAGGGTAAAAATATGGCATATATGGCAAATATGGCATATGGACAAGATGgtagtcaaatgaaagctcttgaaacGGAGAGTAAAGTTTCCTCAACAAAATCCAGCCGAGTGTTGATAAACACGTCAGAAAGTgaaacaaatgaaataaatgaaaaattaagtgCCATAACTCGAGACAGAAAATTAAATGGCACAAAATTTAACCCTCACAAAAGTTTCCAGGAAACTGTGTTCAACAGATTTGACCGAGAGGACGTTGACATCGACCTGACGCCGCCATGGCGGAAAGCCAGGGCCAAACATCGGTTCGGCGAAACTTGCCGAGATGTCCCGAGGATAACTAACCTGCAAAATTTGCACAAGACTATGAATTTAGACGAGCCAAACAGCgcgaaaaatttgttattgaaGCTGTTGGACGAGTGGGACCAAGAGAAGCCGAGGGGGTCAGCACTGCCCAGGAAGTCGATAAGTGTCGACTGGAACGACGAGTCGATTGGCCGACGGTCGATCAATTCTTTGGCGCGGTATTTTCAAACTGTCCAAAAGTCGCGGGAATTTAAATGA
- the LOC123263504 gene encoding serine/threonine-protein kinase dst2-like isoform X11 has protein sequence MIHVDESDPVGEIEPAFPYKDVTVRRDEFNSNYELQEELGRGKFGTVYLCKDKKNGLKLAVKIVNTTKKEDRRSVEREVEIMRRLQHPRLIQLYDAIDNTKQFYVVLELIEGGELFERVIDDDFVLTERSCAVFMRQICEGIEFVHSQNILHLDMKPENILCLTKEGNRIKIIDFGLARQFDPRKKLQVLFGTPEFVAPEVVNFDQIGYGTDMWSIGVICYVLLSGLSPFMGDTDVETMANVTIAKYDFDHEAFNNISEDAKDFIRRLLVKDKEKRISAHVCRFHPWLAPKSNSKTKKQSPLKKKKKTKKVAPLVVTPASPVVKNKSELDVTKDNLKQFVERWRDHPNSPYLFEDNGTVEREGDRSMSLKGQSPSPPESICSLTSEGAFDDRLFLNVPNLAFERRASEGQGQEYRDPASQIKIAEEIIKLSEHLRLLASREGNNKMAGDMANMDNMAYGEGKSKKVESEIEKNMAENTNMANMGDMANMANNMAIGQNKNLMKREKIEKNMANMGNMAQNMGNMANMDNMAQNMATRENVSLLKGNKIKKNTPDMENKANMAQNMAIGKDSGLLTGDKIKKNTQNMENMADMAGNMANMGDMATNIADQNTSQVKRHNMADQDTSQVRRTNMSNMENKGKNMAYMANMAYGQDGSQMKALETESKVSSTKSSRVLINTSESETNEINEKLSAITRDRKLNGTKFNPHKSFQETVFNRFDREDVDIDLTPPWRKARAKHRFGETCRDVPRITNLQNLHKTMNLDEPNSAKNLLLKLLDEWDQEKPRGSALPRKSISVDWNDESIGRRSINSLARYFQTVQKSREFK, from the exons atgaTTCACGTTGACGAAAGTGATCCCGTTGGTG AAATTGAACCAGCATTTCCTTATAAAGATGTTACGGTGCGGCGTGATGAATTTAATAGCAATTATGAATTGCAAGAAGAATTGGGACG agGAAAGTTCGGAACAGTGTATCTATGTAAGGACAAAAAGAATGGGCTAAAATTAGCTGTGAAAATCGTAAATACAACCAAGAAGGAAGACAGACGCTCGGTGGAGCGCGAAGTTGAAATAATGCGCCGGTTACAGCATCCCCGGTTAATTCAATTATATGACGCAATTGATAATACTAAGCAGTTTTATGTTGTGTTAGAATT gaTTGAAGGAGGAGAATTGTTTGAGAGAGTGATTGACGACGATTTTGTTCTTACTGAAAGAAGTTGTGCGGTTTTTATGCGGCAAATTTGCGAAGGGATTGAATTTGTACattcacaaaatattttacatctTGATATGAag CCAGAAAACATCTTATGCTTAACCAAAGAAGGTAaccgaataaaaataatagactTTGGACTGGCCAGACAAtttgatccaagaaaaaaaCTCCAGGTTCTCTTTGGAACTCCTGAATTCGTAGCGCCTGAAGTTGTAAATTTTGATCAGATTGGATACGGAACTGATATGTGGAGCATTGGAGTGATCTGTTACGTTCT gttGTCGGGACTGTCGCCCTTCATGGGAGACACTGATGTCGAAACAATGGCGAACGTAACAATCGCTAAGTACGACTTCGATCACGAAGCTTTCAACAATATTTCAGAGGATGCCAAAGATTTCATACGTCGCTTGCTCGTTAAAGACAAAGA aaaacgAATTTCGGCACACGTTTGTCGGTTCCACCCGTGGTTGGCGCCAAAATCAAATTCAAAAACGAAGAAACAGTCACCattgaagaagaagaaaaagacaAAGAAAGTGGCGCCACTTGTTGTGACTCCAGCGTCGCCTgtagtcaaaaataaaagcgaACTGGACGTGACGAAAGACAACTTGAAGCAGTTTGTCGAAAGATGGCGGGACCACCCGAACAGTCCGTATCTCTTCGAGGACAATGGAACAGTCGAGAGAGAGGGGGACAGGTCAATGTCCTTGAAAGGTCAAAGCCCCTCCCCTCCTGAGAGTATTTGTAGTTTGACCTCAGAGGGCGCTTTTGACGACAGATTGTTTCTTAATGTTCCCAATTTGGCGTTCGAACGTCGCGCCTCTGAGGGTCAGGGCCAGGAGTATCGAGATCCGGCTTCTCAGATAAAAATTGCTGAGGAAATTATTAAACTATCGGAGCATTTGAGGTTACTGGCTAGTCGGGAGGGGAATAACAAGATGGCGGGTGATATGGCAAATATGGATAATATGGCATATGGAGAAGGTAAAAGTAAAAAGGTGGAAAGtgaaattgagaaaaatatggCAGAAAATACTAATATGGCAAATATGGGTGATATGGCAAATATGGCAAATAATATGGCAATTggacaaaacaaaaatttaatgaaaagggaaaaaattgagaaaaatatggCGAATATGGGTAATATGGCACAAAATATGGGTAATATGGCAAATATGGATAATATGGCACAAAATATGGCGACTAGAGAGAATGTTAGTTTATTAAAGGGGaacaaaattaagaaaaatacgCCAGATATGGAAAATAAGGCAAATATGGCACAAAATATGGCAATTGGAAAAGATAGTGGTCTATTAACAGgagataaaataaagaaaaata CACAAAATATGGAAAATATGGCAGATATGGC AGGAAATATGGCAAATATGGGTGATATGGCAACAAATATAGCAGATCAGAATACTAGTCAAGTTAAACGGCACAATATGGCAGATCAGGATACTAGTCAAGTTAGGCGGACCAATATGTCAAATATGGAGAATAAGGGTAAAAATATGGCATATATGGCAAATATGGCATATGGACAAGATGgtagtcaaatgaaagctcttgaaacGGAGAGTAAAGTTTCCTCAACAAAATCCAGCCGAGTGTTGATAAACACGTCAGAAAGTgaaacaaatgaaataaatgaaaaattaagtgCCATAACTCGAGACAGAAAATTAAATGGCACAAAATTTAACCCTCACAAAAGTTTCCAGGAAACTGTGTTCAACAGATTTGACCGAGAGGACGTTGACATCGACCTGACGCCGCCATGGCGGAAAGCCAGGGCCAAACATCGGTTCGGCGAAACTTGCCGAGATGTCCCGAGGATAACTAACCTGCAAAATTTGCACAAGACTATGAATTTAGACGAGCCAAACAGCgcgaaaaatttgttattgaaGCTGTTGGACGAGTGGGACCAAGAGAAGCCGAGGGGGTCAGCACTGCCCAGGAAGTCGATAAGTGTCGACTGGAACGACGAGTCGATTGGCCGACGGTCGATCAATTCTTTGGCGCGGTATTTTCAAACTGTCCAAAAGTCGCGGGAATTTAAATGA
- the LOC123263504 gene encoding serine/threonine-protein kinase dst2-like isoform X8, producing MIHVDESDPVGEIEPAFPYKDVTVRRDEFNSNYELQEELGRGKFGTVYLCKDKKNGLKLAVKIVNTTKKEDRRSVEREVEIMRRLQHPRLIQLYDAIDNTKQFYVVLELIEGGELFERVIDDDFVLTERSCAVFMRQICEGIEFVHSQNILHLDMKPENILCLTKEGNRIKIIDFGLARQFDPRKKLQVLFGTPEFVAPEVVNFDQIGYGTDMWSIGVICYVLLSGLSPFMGDTDVETMANVTIAKYDFDHEAFNNISEDAKDFIRRLLVKDKEKRISAHVCRFHPWLAPKSNSKTKKQSPLKKKKKTKKVAPLVVTPASPVVKNKSELDVTKDNLKQFVERWRDHPNSPYLFEDNGTVEREGDRSMSLKGQSPSPPESICSLTSEGAFDDRLFLNVPNLAFERRASEGQGQEYRDPASQIKIAEEIIKLSEHLRLLASREGNNKMAGDMANMDNMAYGEGKSKKVESEIEKNMAENTNMANMGDMANMANNMANMGNMANMDNMAQNMATRENVSLLKGNKIKKNTPDMENKANMAQNMAIGKDSGLLTGDKIKKNTPNMENMANMGDMATNMADQNTSKAKRTNMPNMENIGKNMANMAQNMENMADMAGNMANMGDMATNIADQNTSQVKRHNMADQDTSQVRRTNMSNMENKGKNMAYMANMAYGQDGSQMKALETESKVSSTKSSRVLINTSESETNEINEKLSAITRDRKLNGTKFNPHKSFQETVFNRFDREDVDIDLTPPWRKARAKHRFGETCRDVPRITNLQNLHKTMNLDEPNSAKNLLLKLLDEWDQEKPRGSALPRKSISVDWNDESIGRRSINSLARYFQTVQKSREFK from the exons atgaTTCACGTTGACGAAAGTGATCCCGTTGGTG AAATTGAACCAGCATTTCCTTATAAAGATGTTACGGTGCGGCGTGATGAATTTAATAGCAATTATGAATTGCAAGAAGAATTGGGACG agGAAAGTTCGGAACAGTGTATCTATGTAAGGACAAAAAGAATGGGCTAAAATTAGCTGTGAAAATCGTAAATACAACCAAGAAGGAAGACAGACGCTCGGTGGAGCGCGAAGTTGAAATAATGCGCCGGTTACAGCATCCCCGGTTAATTCAATTATATGACGCAATTGATAATACTAAGCAGTTTTATGTTGTGTTAGAATT gaTTGAAGGAGGAGAATTGTTTGAGAGAGTGATTGACGACGATTTTGTTCTTACTGAAAGAAGTTGTGCGGTTTTTATGCGGCAAATTTGCGAAGGGATTGAATTTGTACattcacaaaatattttacatctTGATATGAag CCAGAAAACATCTTATGCTTAACCAAAGAAGGTAaccgaataaaaataatagactTTGGACTGGCCAGACAAtttgatccaagaaaaaaaCTCCAGGTTCTCTTTGGAACTCCTGAATTCGTAGCGCCTGAAGTTGTAAATTTTGATCAGATTGGATACGGAACTGATATGTGGAGCATTGGAGTGATCTGTTACGTTCT gttGTCGGGACTGTCGCCCTTCATGGGAGACACTGATGTCGAAACAATGGCGAACGTAACAATCGCTAAGTACGACTTCGATCACGAAGCTTTCAACAATATTTCAGAGGATGCCAAAGATTTCATACGTCGCTTGCTCGTTAAAGACAAAGA aaaacgAATTTCGGCACACGTTTGTCGGTTCCACCCGTGGTTGGCGCCAAAATCAAATTCAAAAACGAAGAAACAGTCACCattgaagaagaagaaaaagacaAAGAAAGTGGCGCCACTTGTTGTGACTCCAGCGTCGCCTgtagtcaaaaataaaagcgaACTGGACGTGACGAAAGACAACTTGAAGCAGTTTGTCGAAAGATGGCGGGACCACCCGAACAGTCCGTATCTCTTCGAGGACAATGGAACAGTCGAGAGAGAGGGGGACAGGTCAATGTCCTTGAAAGGTCAAAGCCCCTCCCCTCCTGAGAGTATTTGTAGTTTGACCTCAGAGGGCGCTTTTGACGACAGATTGTTTCTTAATGTTCCCAATTTGGCGTTCGAACGTCGCGCCTCTGAGGGTCAGGGCCAGGAGTATCGAGATCCGGCTTCTCAGATAAAAATTGCTGAGGAAATTATTAAACTATCGGAGCATTTGAGGTTACTGGCTAGTCGGGAGGGGAATAACAAGATGGCGGGTGATATGGCAAATATGGATAATATGGCATATGGAGAAGGTAAAAGTAAAAAGGTGGAAAGtgaaattgagaaaaatatggCAGAAAATACTAATATGGCAAATATGGGTGATATGGCAAATATGGCAAATAATATGGCA AATATGGGTAATATGGCAAATATGGATAATATGGCACAAAATATGGCGACTAGAGAGAATGTTAGTTTATTAAAGGGGaacaaaattaagaaaaatacgCCAGATATGGAAAATAAGGCAAATATGGCACAAAATATGGCAATTGGAAAAGATAGTGGTCTATTAACAGgagataaaataaagaaaaatacacCAAATATGGAAAATATGGCAAATATGGGTGACATGGCAACAAATATGGCAGATCAGAATACTAGTAAAGCAAAACGGACCAATATGCCAAATATGGAAAATATAGGTAAAAATATGGCAAATATGGCACAAAATATGGAAAATATGGCAGATATGGC AGGAAATATGGCAAATATGGGTGATATGGCAACAAATATAGCAGATCAGAATACTAGTCAAGTTAAACGGCACAATATGGCAGATCAGGATACTAGTCAAGTTAGGCGGACCAATATGTCAAATATGGAGAATAAGGGTAAAAATATGGCATATATGGCAAATATGGCATATGGACAAGATGgtagtcaaatgaaagctcttgaaacGGAGAGTAAAGTTTCCTCAACAAAATCCAGCCGAGTGTTGATAAACACGTCAGAAAGTgaaacaaatgaaataaatgaaaaattaagtgCCATAACTCGAGACAGAAAATTAAATGGCACAAAATTTAACCCTCACAAAAGTTTCCAGGAAACTGTGTTCAACAGATTTGACCGAGAGGACGTTGACATCGACCTGACGCCGCCATGGCGGAAAGCCAGGGCCAAACATCGGTTCGGCGAAACTTGCCGAGATGTCCCGAGGATAACTAACCTGCAAAATTTGCACAAGACTATGAATTTAGACGAGCCAAACAGCgcgaaaaatttgttattgaaGCTGTTGGACGAGTGGGACCAAGAGAAGCCGAGGGGGTCAGCACTGCCCAGGAAGTCGATAAGTGTCGACTGGAACGACGAGTCGATTGGCCGACGGTCGATCAATTCTTTGGCGCGGTATTTTCAAACTGTCCAAAAGTCGCGGGAATTTAAATGA